The Hymenobacter sp. GOD-10R genome includes a window with the following:
- a CDS encoding family 43 glycosylhydrolase: protein MTRSFYLLLALLVAVGLTTPVVGANPPKTSAYLFAYFTGNDIKEEAIRFALSPDGYHYTALNSNRPVVSSAAISETGGVRDPHILRGQDGKTFYMVATDMISAKGWSSNRGMVLLKSNDLIKWTSSKINFQKRYAGQENLKRVWAPQTIYDAKAKKYLVYFSLQHGSDPDKIYYAYANKDFTDLEGEPKQLFFSPTNGSCIDGDIVAKDGKFYLFFKTEGQGNGIKIAVSDKLTEGYVLRDKYVQQTPNPVEGAGTFKLNNSDDYILMYDMYTSGKYQFTRTRDLQNFTVVDDDISMNFHPRHGTVMPITAAEATRLATRWLTPSDVLMTATNPAIKKLNTSVDSAAGKVAFLAMPGTSLQSFDLQIKNPALPVTPSGPQNFAKGPVTYTVGQGAAKRNYQVSVTETHNPALAGYYADPDILYSQKMGKFYLYPTSDGFNGWSGTYFKAFSSPDLVNWKDEGVILDLPKNVSWEKTRAWAPTMIEQKTASGYKYAYYFCAGAKIGVALSDNPTGPFVDSGKPLLDQRPEGVKGGQQIDPAAFRDPQTGKLYLYWGNGYMAGAELNDDLVSLKPGTTQVMTPDKTFREGAYVFFRNGKYYFLWSEDDTRSPNYQVRYGTSDTPLGKITVPANNSVIAKDPTVGIYGTGHNSVVQVPGRDEWYIVYHRFTYPQGIKMGGDAGFHREVCIDKLEFNADGSLKPVTPTHAGIQPVKK from the coding sequence ATGACACGTTCTTTCTACCTGCTCCTAGCTTTACTCGTGGCCGTGGGCTTGACCACGCCTGTAGTCGGAGCCAATCCGCCGAAGACCAGCGCTTATTTGTTCGCGTACTTCACCGGCAACGACATCAAGGAGGAAGCCATCCGCTTTGCGCTGAGTCCCGACGGCTACCACTACACGGCCCTGAATAGCAACCGGCCGGTGGTTAGCTCGGCGGCTATTAGCGAAACCGGCGGCGTGCGCGACCCCCACATCTTGCGCGGCCAGGACGGCAAGACGTTCTACATGGTGGCCACCGACATGATATCGGCCAAGGGCTGGAGCTCCAACCGCGGCATGGTGCTGCTCAAGTCCAACGACCTGATTAAATGGACTTCCAGCAAGATCAACTTTCAGAAGCGTTACGCTGGCCAAGAGAACCTGAAGCGGGTGTGGGCGCCGCAGACGATTTATGATGCCAAGGCCAAGAAGTACCTGGTGTACTTCTCCTTGCAACACGGCTCCGACCCCGACAAGATCTATTATGCCTACGCCAACAAAGACTTCACGGACCTAGAAGGCGAGCCCAAGCAGCTGTTTTTCAGCCCCACCAACGGCTCGTGCATCGACGGTGACATCGTGGCCAAGGATGGCAAGTTCTATCTGTTTTTCAAGACGGAAGGCCAGGGCAACGGCATCAAAATCGCCGTATCGGACAAGCTGACTGAGGGCTACGTGCTGCGCGACAAGTACGTGCAGCAAACGCCCAACCCCGTGGAAGGCGCCGGCACCTTCAAGCTCAACAACTCCGACGACTACATCCTGATGTACGACATGTACACCAGCGGCAAGTACCAGTTCACCCGCACCCGCGACTTGCAGAACTTCACGGTCGTCGACGACGATATCAGCATGAACTTCCACCCGCGCCACGGTACCGTGATGCCAATCACGGCGGCGGAAGCGACCCGGCTGGCCACGCGCTGGCTAACGCCTTCCGATGTGCTGATGACAGCCACGAACCCGGCCATCAAAAAGCTCAACACCTCGGTCGATAGCGCGGCGGGTAAGGTGGCCTTCCTAGCTATGCCGGGAACCAGCCTGCAATCCTTTGACCTTCAAATTAAAAACCCAGCTCTGCCTGTAACACCCAGTGGCCCCCAGAACTTCGCCAAGGGTCCCGTGACGTACACCGTCGGTCAGGGCGCCGCCAAGCGCAACTACCAAGTGAGCGTGACCGAAACCCACAACCCCGCACTGGCCGGCTACTACGCCGACCCAGACATTCTGTATTCGCAGAAGATGGGCAAGTTTTACCTCTACCCGACCAGCGACGGCTTCAATGGCTGGTCGGGCACCTACTTCAAGGCGTTTTCGTCGCCGGATTTGGTGAACTGGAAAGACGAGGGCGTAATTCTGGATTTGCCGAAAAACGTGAGCTGGGAGAAAACCCGGGCCTGGGCTCCAACGATGATTGAGCAAAAGACGGCTAGCGGATACAAGTACGCCTACTACTTCTGCGCAGGCGCTAAGATTGGGGTAGCGCTATCCGACAATCCGACTGGCCCTTTTGTGGACTCAGGCAAGCCCCTGCTCGATCAGCGGCCCGAGGGCGTGAAAGGCGGGCAGCAGATTGACCCCGCCGCATTCCGCGACCCCCAAACCGGCAAGCTCTACCTGTACTGGGGCAACGGCTACATGGCCGGGGCCGAGTTGAATGACGACCTGGTGAGCCTCAAGCCCGGCACCACCCAGGTGATGACCCCCGACAAAACTTTCCGCGAGGGCGCCTACGTCTTTTTCCGCAACGGCAAGTACTACTTCCTGTGGAGCGAGGACGATACGCGCAGCCCCAACTACCAGGTGCGCTACGGCACCTCCGATACGCCGCTGGGCAAGATTACGGTACCGGCCAACAACTCGGTTATTGCCAAAGACCCCACCGTGGGCATCTACGGCACCGGCCACAACTCCGTCGTTCAGGTGCCGGGCCGCGACGAGTGGTACATCGTGTATCACCGTTTCACCTACCCTCAGGGCATCAAGATGGGCGGCGACGCGGGCTTCCACCGCGAAGTGTGCATCGACAAGCTGGAGTTCAACGCCGACGGCAGCCTCAAACCCGTGACGCCTACGCACGCCGGTATTCAGCCGGTGAAAAAGTAA